A stretch of Desulfobacter hydrogenophilus DNA encodes these proteins:
- the nifK gene encoding nitrogenase molybdenum-iron protein subunit beta yields MLLRHTPKEIKERKVLSVNPAKTCQPIGAMYAGLGIHGCLPHSHGSQGCCAYHRSALTRHYREPIMAATSSFTEGASVFGGQANLLQALLTIFTTYKPDVVAVHTTCLSETIGDDVNQIVKKAYKDGTIPEGKYVVHTSTPSYVGSHVTGFSNMVKSMALQLAEKTGKSNGKVNIVPGFVEPSDMAEMKRIAAMLGIESILFPDTSGILNGPMTGKFNMYPKGGVSIEELKSIGDSIGSIGLGAWASADPVRAIDSQFKVPCQVQDLPIGLLATDRFVDALRTAAGVSVPDTINQERGQLLDVISDMQPHLYGKKVAIAGDPDQVIALTEFLVTIGMKPVHIVTGTPGKAFTKRIKEVTARFGDEINVKSPSDLFHLHQLIKNEPVDLLICNTYGKYIARDEDIPFVRHGFPILDRVGHSYFPTVGYKGGLHFLEKILGALMDRTDRDAPEERFELVE; encoded by the coding sequence ATGCTGCTTCGACATACACCCAAAGAGATTAAAGAAAGAAAAGTCCTGTCTGTTAACCCGGCGAAGACCTGCCAGCCCATCGGGGCCATGTACGCAGGCTTAGGGATCCATGGCTGCCTGCCTCACAGTCATGGTTCCCAGGGCTGCTGCGCCTATCACAGGTCCGCGCTGACCCGTCATTACCGTGAACCCATTATGGCGGCCACCTCCTCCTTTACTGAAGGGGCATCGGTATTCGGTGGCCAGGCCAACCTGCTTCAGGCCCTTCTAACCATCTTCACCACGTATAAGCCGGACGTGGTTGCGGTGCACACCACCTGTCTGTCGGAAACCATTGGCGACGACGTGAACCAGATTGTCAAGAAGGCCTATAAAGACGGCACAATCCCCGAAGGCAAGTATGTTGTCCATACATCCACCCCATCCTATGTGGGATCCCATGTCACAGGTTTTTCCAACATGGTTAAGTCTATGGCCCTCCAGCTTGCTGAAAAGACCGGCAAATCCAACGGGAAAGTCAACATTGTGCCCGGATTTGTGGAGCCTTCGGATATGGCTGAAATGAAGCGGATCGCTGCGATGTTGGGCATTGAATCCATCCTCTTCCCGGACACCTCGGGTATTTTGAACGGCCCTATGACCGGCAAATTCAATATGTACCCCAAGGGCGGCGTTTCCATCGAAGAATTGAAGAGTATCGGCGACAGTATCGGCTCCATCGGGCTGGGCGCCTGGGCCTCGGCAGATCCGGTCAGAGCGATTGACTCTCAGTTCAAGGTCCCCTGCCAGGTGCAGGATCTGCCCATCGGCCTTTTGGCCACAGACCGGTTTGTTGATGCCCTGCGCACCGCAGCCGGCGTCTCGGTACCCGATACCATTAACCAGGAACGCGGCCAGCTTTTAGATGTGATCTCAGACATGCAGCCCCACCTGTACGGCAAAAAGGTGGCCATTGCCGGAGACCCGGATCAGGTCATCGCCCTGACCGAATTTCTGGTGACCATCGGCATGAAACCGGTTCACATCGTTACCGGCACCCCGGGCAAGGCCTTTACCAAGCGGATCAAGGAAGTTACGGCCCGGTTCGGAGACGAGATCAACGTCAAGAGTCCAAGCGACCTGTTCCACCTGCATCAGTTGATCAAAAACGAACCTGTGGACCTGCTCATCTGCAATACCTACGGCAAGTACATTGCCCGGGACGAGGACATTCCGTTTGTACGCCACGGATTCCCCATTCTGGACCGGGTCGGTCACTCCTACTTTCCCACCGTGGGATACAAAGGCGGGTTGCATTTCCTGGAAAAGATTTTGGGTGCCCTGATGGACCGCACGGACCGGGATGCACCGGAAGAACGTTTTGAACTGGTAGAGTAA
- the nifD gene encoding nitrogenase molybdenum-iron protein alpha chain, with product MTGERTHTVNPEDIKKEILSKYPPKVARKRGKQITPVSSDDKEGLQVGANVRTVPGIITQRGCCYAGCKGVIMGPTRDIINLTHGPIGCGFYSWLTRRNQTRPPSDDADNYMTYCFSTDMKDEDIVFGGEKKLKAAIQEAYDIFKPKAISIFSTCPVGLIGDDVHAVAREMKEKLGINIFGFSCEGYKGVSQSAGHHIANNAIFKHVVGLNDTVMDAKFKINLLGEYNIGGDGFIIDELLHKCGIDLVSTFSGNSTVDQFANCHTADLNAVMCHRSINYVADMLETKYGIPWIKISFTGPTSTASSLRKIAAYFEDQELIDRVEEVIAEEMIPVEAKIKDVKKRCEGKTAMMFVGGSRAHHYQELFKEIGMKVLSAGYEFAHRDDYEGRHVIPDIKVDADSRNIEELTIEKDENLYSPRKTPEQMQALEEKGYPFKEYEGLLPEMTKGSLIVDDISHHETETLIAMYKPDIFCAGIKEKYAVQKHGIPMKQLHSYDTGGPYAVFKGAINFFEEIDRMLNANIWQYLEAPWQKDPELSATFVGE from the coding sequence ATGACAGGCGAACGAACCCATACCGTTAACCCGGAAGATATAAAAAAAGAAATACTGTCCAAGTATCCGCCCAAAGTGGCCCGGAAACGCGGCAAACAGATCACCCCGGTTTCAAGCGATGATAAAGAGGGCCTCCAGGTAGGCGCCAATGTCAGGACCGTTCCGGGCATCATCACCCAGCGCGGATGCTGCTATGCCGGCTGCAAAGGCGTTATTATGGGTCCGACCCGGGATATCATCAATTTAACCCATGGCCCCATCGGCTGCGGATTTTATTCCTGGCTGACCCGGCGCAACCAGACCCGTCCCCCATCAGACGATGCCGACAATTATATGACCTACTGCTTTTCCACGGACATGAAGGACGAAGACATTGTTTTCGGCGGGGAAAAGAAACTTAAAGCGGCCATTCAGGAGGCCTATGACATTTTTAAACCCAAGGCCATCTCCATCTTTTCCACCTGTCCGGTGGGTCTGATCGGCGATGATGTCCATGCCGTGGCAAGGGAGATGAAGGAAAAGCTTGGCATCAATATTTTTGGATTTTCCTGTGAAGGCTACAAGGGCGTGAGCCAGTCCGCTGGCCATCATATTGCCAACAACGCCATTTTTAAACATGTTGTGGGCTTGAATGACACGGTCATGGACGCGAAATTTAAAATTAATTTGCTGGGTGAATACAACATCGGCGGCGACGGGTTCATCATTGACGAATTGTTGCATAAGTGTGGCATTGACCTTGTTTCCACATTTTCAGGCAATTCCACCGTTGACCAGTTTGCCAACTGTCACACCGCAGATCTCAATGCGGTCATGTGCCACAGATCCATTAACTACGTCGCAGACATGCTGGAGACAAAGTACGGCATTCCCTGGATAAAAATCAGCTTTACGGGACCAACGTCAACCGCCAGCAGCCTGCGTAAAATAGCCGCTTATTTTGAAGACCAGGAACTCATTGACCGGGTGGAAGAGGTGATTGCCGAGGAGATGATTCCCGTTGAGGCCAAAATCAAAGATGTCAAAAAACGGTGTGAGGGCAAAACCGCCATGATGTTTGTGGGTGGTTCCCGGGCCCACCACTACCAGGAACTGTTCAAAGAGATCGGCATGAAGGTGCTGTCCGCCGGATACGAATTTGCCCACAGGGATGATTATGAAGGACGCCATGTCATTCCGGATATCAAGGTTGATGCCGATTCCAGAAATATTGAAGAATTGACCATAGAAAAAGATGAAAACCTGTACAGCCCCAGAAAGACCCCGGAACAGATGCAGGCGCTGGAAGAAAAGGGGTATCCGTTTAAAGAGTATGAGGGTCTGCTCCCTGAAATGACCAAAGGCTCCCTGATCGTTGATGACATCAGCCATCACGAAACAGAAACCCTGATCGCCATGTACAAGCCGGACATCTTCTGTGCCGGTATCAAGGAAAAATATGCAGTTCAGAAGCACGGTATTCCCATGAAACAGCTCCACTCCTATGATACGGGTGGGCCATACGCGGTATTTAAAGGCGCGATAAACTTTTTTGAAGAAATTGACCGCATGCTCAATGCCAATATCTGGCAATACCTGGAAGCCCCCTGGCAGAAGGACCCCGAATTGTCCGCCACGTTCGTTGGGGAATAA
- a CDS encoding P-II family nitrogen regulator → MKEIMAIVRMNKINATKKALIGAGVSSMTAQECLGRGKALVSMELLKGAQEGHEEAIAQLGQSDGLQPKRAIFVVVPDKLVQKTVDTIIDANQTGKTGDGVIWVMPTDDSISVRTSESGDAVLDEF, encoded by the coding sequence ATGAAAGAGATCATGGCTATTGTTCGCATGAACAAGATCAATGCGACCAAAAAGGCCTTGATTGGCGCGGGTGTTTCTTCCATGACCGCCCAGGAGTGTCTGGGACGCGGCAAAGCCCTGGTGAGCATGGAGCTGCTTAAGGGTGCGCAAGAGGGGCATGAAGAGGCCATTGCCCAGCTGGGCCAGAGCGACGGCCTCCAGCCCAAGCGGGCCATCTTTGTGGTTGTGCCGGACAAACTGGTTCAAAAAACCGTAGACACCATTATAGACGCCAACCAAACCGGAAAAACAGGAGACGGGGTCATATGGGTCATGCCCACCGACGACTCCATCTCCGTGAGGACATCTGAAAGCGGAGATGCCGTTCTTGACGAATTTTAA
- a CDS encoding P-II family nitrogen regulator, with protein MKVMIKAIVRPEKVNAVMAALMESGYPAVTRMSVAGRGKQRGIKIGEITYDEIPKEMLLSVIDEKDRDFVLKTILQTAKTGEKGAFGDGKIFISPIIESYTISSGKKDIDLDEDLAVAS; from the coding sequence ATGAAAGTAATGATTAAAGCCATCGTTCGCCCTGAAAAAGTTAACGCAGTCATGGCCGCCCTCATGGAATCAGGATATCCGGCGGTCACCCGGATGAGTGTGGCCGGACGTGGAAAACAGCGGGGAATCAAAATCGGTGAAATCACCTATGACGAAATTCCCAAGGAGATGCTTTTATCGGTTATCGATGAAAAAGATCGTGATTTTGTCCTTAAAACCATTTTACAAACCGCAAAGACCGGTGAGAAAGGCGCCTTTGGCGACGGCAAGATTTTTATCTCTCCGATCATTGAGTCTTATACCATCAGCTCAGGCAAAAAAGACATAGACCTTGATGAAGACCTGGCGGTGGCATCATGA